One window from the genome of Mumia sp. ZJ1417 encodes:
- the mraZ gene encoding division/cell wall cluster transcriptional repressor MraZ — MFFGTYTPRLDEKGRLFLPAKFRDRLTEGLVLTKGQDRCIYVWPQASFEEFSDRISKTPFTNKATRDFIRVLFSGASDEVPDKQGRITVPPPLREYARLGRDCVVVGAMERVEIWDAARWSEYSDAQEESFSSLSEEVIEGLL, encoded by the coding sequence ATGTTCTTCGGCACGTACACCCCTCGCCTCGACGAGAAGGGCCGCTTGTTCCTCCCCGCCAAGTTCCGCGACCGACTCACGGAGGGCCTCGTGCTGACGAAGGGGCAGGACCGCTGCATCTACGTCTGGCCTCAGGCGAGCTTCGAGGAGTTCAGCGACCGGATCAGCAAGACACCGTTCACCAACAAGGCGACCCGCGACTTCATCCGTGTGCTCTTCTCGGGAGCCTCGGACGAGGTGCCCGACAAGCAGGGCCGCATCACCGTCCCGCCTCCGCTGCGCGAGTACGCCCGTCTGGGTCGCGACTGCGTCGTGGTCGGCGCGATGGAGCGGGTCGAGATCTGGGACGCGGCGCGTTGGTCGGAGTACTCCGACGCGCAGGAGGAGAGCTTCTCCTCGCTGTCGGAAGAGGTGATCGAGGGTCTGCTCTGA
- the rsmH gene encoding 16S rRNA (cytosine(1402)-N(4))-methyltransferase RsmH, giving the protein MDEAQHVPVLLERTVELLEPALSRSDAVLVDATLGLGGHTEAVLTRFTDVHVIGIDRDPEALRLSRERLAPFEGRVTFFEGVYDEIAEAIASAGRTTVDAVLFDLGVSSMQLDVDERGFSYARPAPLDMRMGREGITAAEILATYDKAELIRILRAYGEEKHAARIADAIVRRRETAPLRTSDELVALVREALPAAAMRTGGNPAKRTFQALRIEVNDELGVLRRAVPEALDSVHVGGRVVAMAYQSLEDRIVKKAFAAVTTLDVPPGLPVVPEERQPRFRSLTRGAETASEAEIAENPRAKPVRLRAVERVREAV; this is encoded by the coding sequence ATGGATGAGGCACAGCACGTGCCTGTGCTCTTGGAGCGGACGGTCGAGCTCCTCGAGCCCGCCCTGTCCCGCAGCGACGCGGTCCTGGTCGACGCGACGCTCGGGCTGGGCGGGCACACCGAGGCGGTCCTGACGCGCTTCACGGACGTGCACGTCATCGGCATCGACCGTGACCCGGAGGCGCTGCGGCTCTCACGCGAGCGGCTCGCGCCGTTCGAGGGCCGGGTGACGTTCTTCGAGGGCGTGTACGACGAGATCGCCGAGGCCATCGCCTCAGCCGGCCGTACGACGGTCGACGCCGTGCTCTTCGACCTCGGGGTGTCATCGATGCAGCTCGACGTCGACGAGCGCGGATTCTCCTACGCACGCCCCGCGCCGCTCGACATGCGGATGGGACGCGAGGGGATCACCGCCGCCGAGATCCTCGCGACGTACGACAAGGCCGAGCTGATCCGCATCCTGCGCGCGTACGGCGAGGAGAAGCACGCCGCACGCATCGCCGACGCGATCGTGCGTCGCCGTGAGACCGCGCCGCTGCGCACGAGCGACGAGCTCGTCGCGCTGGTCCGCGAGGCACTGCCCGCGGCCGCCATGCGGACCGGCGGCAACCCCGCCAAGCGGACCTTCCAGGCGCTGCGCATCGAGGTGAACGACGAGCTCGGCGTCCTGCGCCGTGCCGTGCCCGAGGCGCTCGACTCCGTCCACGTCGGCGGCCGCGTCGTCGCCATGGCGTACCAGTCGCTCGAGGACCGCATCGTCAAGAAGGCATTTGCCGCCGTGACGACCCTGGACGTCCCGCCGGGGCTGCCGGTCGTGCCCGAGGAGCGGCAGCCGCGGTTCAGGTCGCTGACCAGGGGCGCCGAGACGGCATCGGAGGCAGAGATCGCCGAGAACCCCCGCGCGAAGCCGGTACGGCTGCGTGCGGTCGAGCGAGTGAGGGAGGCGGTATGA
- a CDS encoding cell division protein FtsL gives MSLAQNAPRRAPVRPAQQPRRDLRVVPAPRTGSPRAPFVLLVVTLLAGGLIGLLLLNTSMQNGAFELAKLEKKAETLQSEHAQLALEVERRSTPAALAEQASGLGMVPNTNPVFLRLPDGTVVGDPVPASRDGRAASGVGGPSPASVGDRG, from the coding sequence ATGAGCCTCGCGCAGAACGCGCCCCGCCGCGCGCCCGTACGCCCGGCGCAGCAGCCGCGCCGCGACCTGCGGGTCGTCCCGGCACCCCGTACGGGCAGCCCTCGCGCTCCGTTCGTGCTCCTGGTCGTCACACTGCTCGCCGGAGGCCTCATCGGCCTCCTGCTGCTCAACACGTCGATGCAGAACGGCGCGTTCGAGCTCGCAAAGCTGGAGAAGAAGGCCGAGACGCTGCAGAGCGAGCACGCACAACTGGCACTGGAGGTCGAGCGGCGCTCGACGCCGGCGGCGCTGGCCGAGCAGGCGTCCGGTCTGGGCATGGTGCCCAACACCAACCCTGTATTCCTCCGCCTACCGGACGGCACGGTGGTCGGCGACCCGGTGCCCGCGTCGCGCGACGGCCGCGCCGCGTCCGGAGTCGGAGGACCCTCACCCGCCTCGGTGGGAGACCGCGGGTGA
- a CDS encoding penicillin-binding protein 2 has product MSPAVRNRARFCFVVVATLLVVFAGRLVQIQGVDANAYAAKALEETMQPAVLHADRGEIVDRDGQPLATSLDASAIIANPRFTSEKAPEIARVLAAELDLDYFDALEKLRREGTQFVYVARKIPAHQANAAMAKLTELGVVNGVTTERDAVRTYPGGTLAATLVGLVSGETGEGTSGLEKQYDEELTGVDGKATYETSPKGVRIPLARQTTREPVPGSDVVTTLDRDLQWYADKRLAEAVRQSGSDWGIAVTVDLESMQVLQLSQLPTFDAEDRSTVTPASMNNRAVQNVYEPGSVQKVVTMAALADAGLVTPQTKVRVPRELRLDGFTISDWWDHGRLKLTATGVIAKSSNLGTIALAQQMDDATLHDYLTKFGFGRTTGVGLPSESRGILAEPERWSSAQHATISFGQGISVTALQEVAAVAAIANGGRYTAPTLVTEVRRADGTTVDQEPPESREVVSPKAAKMVTTMMEAVTGPDGSAPDTVVPGYRVAGKTGTAWRVDPDTGRYVRGQNTVSYIGFAPAERPRFLTYVVLDNPRGGGSGSGTAGPVFKDIMQQALQRYGIAPSGSRAPRTPVKW; this is encoded by the coding sequence GTGAGCCCGGCGGTGCGGAACCGCGCGCGGTTCTGCTTCGTCGTGGTCGCGACCCTCCTCGTGGTCTTCGCTGGACGGCTCGTCCAGATCCAGGGCGTGGACGCGAACGCGTACGCGGCGAAGGCGCTCGAGGAGACGATGCAGCCGGCCGTGCTGCATGCCGACCGGGGCGAGATCGTCGACCGGGACGGCCAGCCGCTCGCGACCTCGCTCGACGCGTCGGCGATCATCGCGAACCCGCGCTTCACCTCGGAGAAGGCACCCGAGATCGCCCGTGTGCTCGCCGCGGAGCTCGATCTCGACTACTTCGACGCGCTGGAGAAGCTGCGCCGCGAAGGCACGCAGTTCGTCTACGTCGCGCGCAAGATCCCGGCTCACCAGGCGAACGCCGCGATGGCCAAGCTCACCGAGCTGGGTGTCGTCAACGGCGTCACCACCGAGCGCGACGCGGTGCGGACGTACCCCGGCGGCACCCTCGCCGCGACGCTCGTGGGGCTCGTCTCGGGGGAGACCGGCGAGGGCACCAGCGGCCTGGAGAAGCAGTACGACGAGGAGCTCACCGGCGTCGACGGGAAGGCCACGTACGAGACGTCGCCCAAGGGTGTGCGCATCCCCCTCGCGCGGCAGACGACGCGTGAGCCGGTGCCGGGCTCCGACGTGGTGACGACGCTCGACCGCGACCTGCAGTGGTACGCCGACAAGCGGTTGGCCGAGGCCGTGCGCCAGAGCGGCTCCGACTGGGGGATCGCGGTGACCGTCGACCTCGAGTCGATGCAGGTCCTCCAGCTCTCGCAGCTGCCGACCTTCGACGCCGAGGACCGCTCGACGGTCACTCCGGCGTCGATGAACAACCGCGCCGTCCAGAACGTCTACGAGCCGGGCTCGGTCCAGAAGGTCGTCACGATGGCGGCACTGGCCGACGCGGGGCTCGTGACGCCGCAGACCAAGGTCAGGGTGCCGCGCGAGCTGCGGCTCGACGGCTTCACCATCAGCGACTGGTGGGACCACGGGCGGCTCAAGCTGACCGCGACGGGGGTCATCGCGAAGTCGTCGAACCTCGGCACGATCGCGCTCGCGCAGCAGATGGACGACGCCACCCTGCACGACTACCTGACGAAGTTCGGCTTCGGACGGACCACCGGCGTCGGGCTGCCGTCGGAGTCGCGAGGGATCCTCGCCGAGCCCGAGCGGTGGTCGTCGGCGCAGCACGCGACGATCTCGTTCGGCCAGGGCATCTCGGTGACCGCGCTGCAGGAGGTCGCCGCCGTCGCCGCCATCGCCAACGGGGGCCGCTACACCGCGCCGACGCTGGTGACCGAGGTGCGCCGCGCCGACGGTACGACGGTGGACCAGGAGCCGCCCGAGAGCCGCGAGGTCGTCTCGCCGAAGGCCGCGAAGATGGTCACGACCATGATGGAGGCGGTGACCGGCCCCGACGGGTCGGCCCCGGACACCGTGGTCCCGGGCTACCGCGTGGCGGGCAAGACCGGCACCGCCTGGAGGGTCGACCCCGACACGGGACGCTACGTCCGCGGGCAGAACACCGTGTCGTACATCGGCTTCGCGCCGGCCGAGCGCCCGCGCTTCCTCACGTACGTCGTGCTCGACAACCCGCGTGGCGGGGGCTCGGGCAGCGGAACTGCAGGGCCGGTGTTCAAGGACATCATGCAGCAGGCGCTGCAGCGCTACGGCATCGCTCCGAGCGGGTCGCGAGCGCCCAGGACTCCGGTCAAGTGGTGA
- a CDS encoding UDP-N-acetylmuramoyl-L-alanyl-D-glutamate--2,6-diaminopimelate ligase — MATTIGGRVVGAPPETVVTGVTLASSDVREGDLYAALPGARTHGARFAAQAVDAGAVAVLTDAEGAAIIADGPATVPLVVVDDPRTVLGAVAVTVYGDPAQRLTTLGITGTQGKTTSAYLAASALRACGDQVGAIGTTGAFLGGRPVASALTTPEAPALHALFAVMEAHGADAVVMEVSSHALALHRVDGVVYDVAVFLNLGRDHLDFHADVEDYFAAKAALFTPERAAQAVIDIDDPYGRRLADATSLPVTTVSLEGRVEAHWRVVALETTASGSRARVVGPDEVEHDLVVRLPGRFNVANALAVLAAVTATGRAVEDALAGIAACEGVPGRMEPVDEGQDFTAIVDYAHKPDALRAVLSSLRGLGDGRLLVVVGAGGDRDPGKRPLMGAVAAELADVVVVTDDNPRSEDPATIRAAVLEGAREAGAAAELVEIGDRRGAIVRAVAQARPGDVVVVAGKGHERGQIVGDVVHPFDDRSVLSEALRTRLGGDA; from the coding sequence CTGGCGACGACGATCGGCGGCCGGGTCGTCGGCGCACCGCCCGAGACCGTCGTGACCGGGGTCACCCTCGCCTCGTCGGACGTCCGCGAGGGTGACTTGTACGCGGCGCTGCCGGGTGCACGCACCCACGGCGCGCGCTTTGCCGCACAGGCGGTCGACGCCGGTGCGGTCGCCGTCCTGACCGACGCCGAGGGGGCCGCGATCATCGCGGACGGCCCGGCGACGGTCCCGCTGGTGGTCGTGGACGATCCTCGTACCGTCCTCGGCGCCGTGGCCGTCACGGTCTACGGCGATCCGGCGCAGCGTCTGACGACGTTGGGGATCACCGGCACCCAGGGCAAGACGACCAGCGCCTACCTCGCCGCCTCGGCGCTGCGGGCGTGCGGCGACCAGGTCGGTGCGATCGGGACGACCGGTGCCTTCCTCGGCGGGCGCCCGGTGGCCTCCGCCCTCACGACGCCCGAGGCGCCCGCTCTCCACGCACTGTTCGCGGTGATGGAGGCCCACGGCGCCGACGCCGTCGTGATGGAGGTCTCGAGCCACGCGCTCGCGCTGCACCGGGTCGACGGCGTCGTGTACGACGTCGCGGTGTTCCTCAACCTCGGGCGTGACCACCTCGACTTCCACGCCGACGTCGAGGACTACTTCGCCGCCAAGGCCGCGCTCTTCACGCCCGAGCGCGCCGCGCAGGCGGTGATCGACATCGACGACCCGTACGGACGCCGGCTCGCGGACGCGACGTCCCTGCCTGTGACGACCGTGTCGCTCGAGGGACGCGTGGAGGCGCACTGGCGCGTCGTCGCGCTGGAGACCACCGCGTCGGGGTCCCGGGCCCGCGTCGTCGGTCCGGACGAGGTCGAGCACGACCTCGTGGTCCGGCTGCCCGGCCGCTTCAACGTCGCCAACGCCCTCGCCGTCCTCGCGGCGGTGACGGCCACGGGACGAGCGGTCGAGGACGCGCTCGCCGGCATCGCCGCCTGCGAGGGCGTCCCCGGACGCATGGAGCCCGTCGACGAGGGCCAGGACTTCACCGCGATCGTCGACTACGCCCACAAGCCCGATGCGCTGCGGGCCGTGCTGTCGTCCCTGCGCGGGCTCGGTGACGGACGGTTGCTCGTGGTCGTCGGTGCCGGGGGAGACCGTGATCCCGGCAAGCGCCCCCTGATGGGTGCCGTCGCCGCCGAGCTGGCGGACGTGGTGGTCGTCACGGACGACAACCCGCGCAGCGAGGATCCGGCGACGATCCGTGCCGCGGTGCTCGAGGGAGCCCGCGAGGCAGGAGCCGCGGCCGAGCTCGTCGAGATCGGCGACCGCCGCGGAGCGATCGTCCGTGCCGTCGCTCAAGCACGTCCCGGCGACGTGGTCGTCGTGGCGGGCAAGGGGCACGAGCGTGGCCAGATCGTGGGAGACGTCGTGCACCCGTTCGACGACCGGAGCGTGCTGTCCGAGGCGCTTCGTACCCGGCTCGGGGGCGACGCGTGA
- the murF gene encoding UDP-N-acetylmuramoyl-tripeptide--D-alanyl-D-alanine ligase, whose product MITTALGRVAEIVGGTPYDVEGVDVTAPATLDSRRVESGGLFVAVRGEHVDGHDFAPAAYASGAAAVLGERRVDGPCVVVDDVEAALARLARDVRDRLDGCVVVGVTGSQGKTSVKDLLAQVLDASAPTVATAGNYNNELGVPLTVLRAEAATRYLVVEMGARAVGNIAALCAIARPDIGVVLNVGTAHVGEFGSVEAIARTKGELVESLPAHGVAVLNADDPAVAAMRSRTVATVRTYGTTPGADVVADDVRVGDDGEPRFVLRADGLSAAVHVPLLGAHQASNAAAATAAALAAGLSLDSVVEALAHVTNRSAWRMERSVRSDGLMVVNDAYNANPESVAAALRAVVAMAHGRRVVTVLGEMLELGGAAGAAHASVGSLAADLGVTQVVAVGVGARQIHEAAAAAGADSVLVDDLDDALAWLRGYLRAGDIVLVKASRASGLERLAAALLAETDPQRRVADAESTSGEARDDEGNDAR is encoded by the coding sequence GTGATCACGACCGCACTGGGACGGGTCGCCGAGATCGTCGGCGGGACTCCGTACGACGTCGAGGGTGTCGATGTGACGGCTCCCGCGACCCTGGACTCGCGTCGTGTCGAGTCGGGAGGCCTCTTCGTCGCGGTGCGCGGCGAGCACGTGGACGGTCACGACTTCGCGCCTGCTGCCTATGCGTCAGGTGCCGCCGCCGTGCTCGGCGAGCGTCGTGTCGATGGTCCCTGCGTGGTCGTGGACGACGTCGAGGCAGCGCTCGCGCGCCTCGCACGCGACGTCCGGGACCGGCTCGACGGCTGCGTGGTCGTCGGCGTCACGGGGTCGCAGGGCAAGACCAGCGTCAAGGACCTTCTGGCCCAGGTGCTCGACGCGAGCGCACCGACCGTGGCGACCGCCGGCAACTACAACAACGAGCTCGGCGTCCCGCTGACGGTGCTGCGCGCCGAGGCTGCGACCCGCTACCTGGTCGTCGAGATGGGCGCACGCGCGGTCGGCAACATCGCCGCGCTCTGTGCGATCGCCCGACCCGACATCGGCGTCGTCCTCAACGTCGGCACGGCACACGTCGGAGAGTTCGGGTCGGTCGAGGCGATCGCCCGTACCAAGGGTGAGCTCGTCGAGTCTCTCCCCGCGCACGGAGTGGCCGTGCTCAACGCCGACGACCCCGCGGTCGCCGCCATGCGGTCGCGCACGGTCGCGACGGTGCGGACGTACGGCACCACGCCGGGTGCCGACGTCGTCGCCGACGACGTACGCGTCGGCGACGACGGTGAACCCCGCTTCGTCCTGCGTGCCGACGGGCTCTCAGCCGCGGTGCACGTCCCGCTGCTGGGCGCCCACCAGGCGTCCAACGCGGCGGCTGCCACGGCTGCCGCGCTCGCTGCCGGGCTCTCGCTCGACTCCGTCGTGGAGGCGCTCGCGCACGTGACGAACCGGTCGGCCTGGCGGATGGAGCGGTCCGTCCGGTCTGACGGGCTGATGGTCGTCAACGACGCCTACAACGCCAACCCGGAGTCCGTGGCCGCCGCCCTTCGCGCGGTCGTCGCGATGGCGCACGGGAGGCGGGTCGTGACGGTGCTCGGTGAGATGCTCGAGCTCGGCGGTGCGGCGGGTGCCGCGCACGCCTCCGTTGGTAGTCTCGCAGCCGACCTCGGTGTCACCCAGGTCGTCGCCGTCGGTGTCGGTGCGCGTCAGATCCATGAGGCCGCCGCGGCCGCCGGCGCTGACTCGGTGCTCGTCGACGACCTCGACGACGCGCTGGCGTGGTTGCGCGGATACCTCCGTGCGGGTGACATCGTGCTGGTCAAAGCTTCACGGGCCAGCGGTCTGGAGCGGTTGGCGGCGGCGCTGCTGGCCGAGACAGACCCACAGAGAAGAGTCGCGGACGCCGAGTCCACCAGCGGCGAGGCACGCGACGACGAAGGGAACGACGCTCGATGA
- the mraY gene encoding phospho-N-acetylmuramoyl-pentapeptide-transferase, translating into MRAILIASGFGLIGTLLGTPLAIRLLVRKGYGQLIRDDGPTSHHTKRGTPTMGGLVIIVSVVVAYALAKLITGTSPSASALLLLYLFVGLGLVGFLDDYIKVIKQRSLGLRSKAKLAGQAIVALSFALLALSFPDGNGRTPISEGISFIRDIPGWTLPAAVIVVWVLVMIWGTSNAVNLTDGLDGLATGASVMVFGAYMLINLWQSNQSCAFNPGPKCYDVRDPLDLAVVAAALTGACFGFLWWNASPAKIFMGDTGSLSLGGVIAGFAIMTRTEILLLVLGGLFVIITVSVILQVGWFKMSGGKRLFRMAPLQHHFELMGWAEITIVVRFWIISGLFVALGLGIFYSEWVSGL; encoded by the coding sequence ATGAGGGCCATTCTGATCGCCAGCGGGTTCGGGCTGATCGGCACGCTGCTGGGCACGCCGCTCGCGATCCGCCTACTGGTGCGCAAGGGCTACGGTCAGCTCATCCGAGACGACGGACCGACCTCTCACCACACCAAGCGCGGCACGCCCACGATGGGCGGTCTCGTCATCATCGTCTCGGTCGTGGTCGCGTACGCGCTCGCCAAGCTGATCACCGGGACGTCGCCGTCGGCCTCCGCGCTGCTGCTGCTCTATCTCTTCGTCGGACTCGGGCTGGTCGGGTTCCTCGACGACTACATCAAGGTCATCAAGCAGCGCAGCCTCGGGCTGCGCTCCAAGGCGAAGCTGGCAGGGCAGGCGATCGTGGCCCTGAGCTTCGCGCTGCTGGCCCTGAGCTTCCCCGACGGCAACGGTCGGACGCCGATCTCCGAAGGCATCTCCTTCATCCGTGACATCCCCGGCTGGACGCTCCCGGCGGCCGTGATCGTCGTCTGGGTGCTCGTGATGATCTGGGGCACGAGCAACGCCGTGAACCTCACCGACGGGCTCGACGGCCTCGCCACCGGTGCCTCGGTGATGGTGTTCGGCGCCTACATGCTCATCAACCTGTGGCAGAGCAACCAGTCCTGCGCCTTCAACCCCGGGCCCAAGTGCTACGACGTCCGAGACCCGCTGGACCTCGCCGTCGTCGCGGCAGCTCTGACCGGTGCGTGCTTCGGGTTCTTGTGGTGGAACGCCTCTCCGGCCAAGATCTTCATGGGCGACACGGGTTCGCTCTCGCTCGGCGGTGTGATCGCCGGCTTCGCGATCATGACCCGCACCGAGATCCTGCTGCTCGTGCTCGGCGGCCTCTTCGTCATCATCACGGTGTCGGTGATCCTGCAGGTCGGCTGGTTCAAGATGTCCGGCGGCAAACGCCTGTTCAGGATGGCGCCGCTCCAGCACCACTTCGAGCTGATGGGCTGGGCGGAGATCACGATCGTGGTCCGGTTCTGGATCATCAGCGGACTGTTCGTCGCGCTCGGACTCGGCATCTTCTACTCCGAGTGGGTCAGCGGCCTGTGA
- the murD gene encoding UDP-N-acetylmuramoyl-L-alanine--D-glutamate ligase, producing MSAPDVDRLGREDSWEGVHAVVAGLGVSGYAAADALVQVGAQVTILDDGDTDQLRDRAQILEVLGADVRLGSGATATMPDRVDLLVPYPGLPPRTPIVAEALGRDVAVWSEPELAWRLRAPGAAPWLAVTGTNGKTTTVQMLESILAAAGLRGPAVGNIGVPVTEAVMDPLGYDVLAVELSSFQLHFADRIACEASAVLNVADDHLDWHGGRDGYAADKGRIYEHVARACVYNVADPATEQLVRAADVAEGARAVGFTLGVPSVGMLGMVDDVLADRAFVEERRTSAAELATLSDLAGPAGEPPAPHVVANALAAAALARAHGVAPAAVRKGLRGYEPGAHRIQRVDEVEGVTYVDDSKATNPHAALSSLQAYPSVVWVAGGQAKGTRFEDLVTRAADRLRAVVLIGADRATIHEALRRHAPEVPVVEVDAGKDVLMDRVVDAAAGFARMGDTVLLAPGCASFDQFTGYAERGDSFAAAVARYAASRR from the coding sequence GTGAGTGCGCCAGACGTCGACCGTCTCGGCCGCGAGGACTCCTGGGAAGGCGTTCATGCGGTGGTCGCCGGGCTCGGCGTCAGCGGCTATGCGGCCGCGGACGCGCTGGTCCAGGTCGGCGCCCAGGTCACGATCCTCGACGACGGCGACACCGACCAGCTGCGCGACCGCGCCCAGATCCTCGAGGTGCTGGGCGCCGACGTCCGTCTCGGCTCCGGCGCCACGGCGACCATGCCCGACCGCGTGGACCTGCTCGTCCCGTACCCGGGGCTCCCCCCACGTACGCCCATCGTCGCCGAGGCGCTCGGGCGCGACGTGGCCGTGTGGTCCGAGCCGGAGCTGGCCTGGCGGCTGCGCGCACCCGGCGCTGCGCCATGGCTCGCGGTGACCGGCACCAACGGCAAGACCACCACCGTCCAGATGCTCGAGTCGATCCTCGCCGCTGCGGGGCTACGCGGCCCTGCGGTCGGCAACATCGGCGTCCCGGTCACCGAGGCGGTGATGGACCCGCTCGGCTACGACGTCCTGGCGGTCGAGCTGTCGAGCTTCCAGCTGCACTTCGCCGACCGGATCGCCTGCGAGGCGTCAGCGGTCCTCAACGTCGCCGACGACCACCTCGACTGGCACGGAGGTCGAGACGGCTACGCGGCCGACAAGGGGCGGATCTACGAGCACGTCGCGCGGGCGTGCGTCTACAACGTGGCCGATCCGGCGACGGAGCAGCTGGTCCGCGCGGCCGACGTCGCCGAGGGCGCGCGGGCGGTCGGGTTCACTCTCGGCGTCCCCTCGGTCGGGATGCTCGGGATGGTCGACGATGTGCTCGCCGACAGGGCGTTCGTCGAGGAGCGCCGTACGAGCGCCGCCGAGCTCGCGACGCTCTCCGACCTCGCGGGTCCCGCGGGCGAGCCTCCGGCACCGCACGTCGTCGCGAACGCCCTGGCGGCGGCTGCGCTCGCCCGGGCGCACGGCGTCGCCCCGGCCGCGGTGCGCAAGGGGCTCCGCGGCTACGAGCCAGGCGCCCACCGCATCCAGCGCGTCGACGAGGTCGAGGGCGTGACGTACGTGGACGACTCCAAGGCGACCAACCCGCACGCGGCGCTGTCGTCCCTCCAGGCATACCCCTCGGTCGTGTGGGTCGCGGGCGGTCAGGCCAAGGGCACCCGATTCGAGGACCTCGTCACGCGCGCGGCGGACCGCCTGCGGGCCGTGGTCCTGATCGGTGCTGATCGCGCGACGATCCACGAGGCGTTGCGGCGACACGCGCCCGAGGTACCCGTCGTCGAGGTCGACGCGGGCAAGGATGTGCTCATGGATCGTGTCGTGGACGCGGCCGCAGGGTTCGCCCGGATGGGTGACACCGTGCTGCTGGCGCCAGGATGCGCGTCCTTCGACCAGTTCACGGGCTACGCCGAACGAGGGGACTCCTTCGCCGCAGCCGTGGCCAGGTACGCAGCGTCGCGGCGGTGA
- the ftsW gene encoding putative lipid II flippase FtsW, whose product MSRSGRHSWTATVREVLEKPLTSYYLVLAVSALLVGFGMVMVLSASSVTSYQNSGSPYALAARQAGFLVAALVLGAIAWQLPLRVLRWFVYPLLLLALVLLALTFTPLGYEVRGNQNWLNFGGPFLIQPSEIAKLAIVLWTADLYARKQRLLSDPKHVLIPMLPVTGFVAMLVVLQRDLGTALVLFAIILGMLFVAGLPGRAFLVALLGTAAIALFFVQSSDERIKRITSFTDPFADAQGSGYQAAHGLMGLATGQWLGVGLGGSRQKWGALPGAHTDFVFAVVGEELGLVGALSVLILFGLLAYVGFRIARRARDPFARYAAAGITVWLMVQTIINIGMVLGMLPVIGIPLPLISYGGSALVPTVIALALLASFARTEPGAAAALRVHRRRRGPRTGQQPGGVQKPSTPAPRPVGRTVREEG is encoded by the coding sequence GTGAGCAGGTCCGGCAGGCACTCGTGGACCGCGACCGTTCGCGAGGTGCTCGAGAAGCCGCTGACGTCGTACTACCTCGTCCTCGCCGTCTCCGCGCTCCTCGTGGGCTTCGGGATGGTGATGGTGCTCAGCGCGAGCTCGGTCACCTCGTACCAGAACAGCGGCAGCCCGTACGCCCTCGCGGCGCGGCAGGCAGGCTTCCTCGTGGCGGCGCTGGTCCTGGGCGCGATCGCCTGGCAGCTCCCGCTGCGCGTGCTGCGCTGGTTCGTCTACCCGCTGCTGCTCCTCGCGCTCGTGCTGCTCGCGCTCACCTTCACGCCGTTGGGCTACGAGGTCCGGGGCAACCAGAACTGGCTGAACTTCGGCGGACCGTTCCTCATCCAGCCCTCCGAGATCGCCAAGCTCGCGATCGTGCTGTGGACCGCCGACCTCTACGCCCGCAAGCAGCGCCTCCTGAGTGACCCCAAGCACGTGCTGATCCCGATGCTGCCGGTCACCGGCTTCGTCGCGATGCTCGTCGTGCTCCAGCGTGACCTCGGGACGGCGCTCGTGCTGTTCGCGATCATCCTCGGGATGCTGTTCGTCGCCGGTCTGCCGGGGCGCGCGTTCCTCGTCGCGCTGCTCGGCACCGCCGCCATCGCGCTCTTCTTCGTCCAGTCCAGCGACGAGCGGATCAAGCGCATCACGTCGTTCACCGACCCGTTCGCGGACGCCCAGGGCAGCGGCTACCAGGCCGCGCACGGGCTGATGGGGCTGGCGACCGGGCAGTGGCTGGGCGTGGGACTCGGCGGCAGCCGTCAGAAGTGGGGGGCGCTCCCGGGGGCCCACACGGACTTCGTCTTCGCGGTCGTCGGGGAGGAGCTCGGGCTCGTCGGGGCGCTGTCCGTGCTCATCCTCTTCGGGCTGCTCGCGTACGTGGGGTTCCGCATCGCCCGCCGTGCTCGTGACCCTTTCGCCCGCTACGCGGCCGCCGGCATCACGGTGTGGCTGATGGTCCAGACGATCATCAACATCGGCATGGTGCTCGGCATGCTGCCGGTCATCGGCATCCCGCTCCCGCTCATCTCGTACGGTGGGTCTGCACTCGTCCCGACCGTGATCGCGCTCGCCCTGCTGGCGAGCTTCGCGCGGACCGAGCCGGGGGCGGCCGCTGCCCTGCGCGTGCACCGCCGTCGACGCGGCCCGCGCACCGGTCAGCAGCCCGGGGGAGTGCAGAAACCCTCGACTCCCGCACCACGACCCGTCGGACGCACTGTCCGAGAGGAAGGATGA